The genomic window ttctATTCCATGTTTATATATAATTACAGTAAATTTTGTGTTCTTGTAGTTTTAGATATCATATTATAAACCAGTGTTGTTAATTTAACGATGATGTTTAACTGTGTGCAGCCATGCTTGTAATAGGAAGTATTGTTTACTGACCTTCACAGTTAGAAATAGAAGGAAAACGGCTGCATTAGTCTTTGGGACGTTGTTTCATTTTATTGGCTCTAATGTTTATTGCTCTGTGATTGTAGCTGTGAGGATACGAGAGATATTGGAGCATGTGGGTTTGGCTCAAGAGAGTTTACCATCAAATGTGGTGTCCTCTGCACAAGTTCTTGCCAGTGTAGCTGATTTACTGAATATTAGAGATACTGAATTAAGTaggtgagttttttttttcccaatttaatTCAATTATGTATTCCATTTTAAGTGCCAATGAGCTTAGCTTGTGGGGGAAATTTTAGTTTCCTTGTAGCAATGGCAGATCTTTCCTTAAGGAAAACTGCTGTAGAAGAGAAGAGGTCTAAAGTGCAGCAGGAGTCAAAAGTACTCCTCGATTTTACTCGCAAGGCAATCTCAAGGTTGACTTATTTAAAAAGGTAAATCTTCTTCTGCACCATCTGGACAAAATTTAGGTTCCTTTGCTTGGATTTTCTCTAGGAGCAATAGTCAATGTTGAGCTTTGTGGTCAATTTGTACATTCCTAATCCTGTGTTTGTTTGTAGAATACTTGCACAACTGGAAGACGATATAGCTCCCTGTGAAGCAGAAATGGAAAGTCGCAGAACAAATTTGGCTATTATGGACTCGAAAGAGCGCCAGTATGAGAAACAGTATTCTAACTGCAAGGTAGTATCTTCTTTAGGGAACTTTACCATTTCTAAATGTTAGATAAGTTTTGTTTTATGGTTAATAGATGAAATGATAATGTGATGCTTTTCCAATGTGGTTTCTACCTGGCTTATGAAACTGCATTTTCtaatttcctttttatttattaatgtATCTATTTGCTGGATGTCACAAAAATTTTCAATGGCGGTTGGCGAGCTATATCTCTGTGCAACGGCAGCTGATATTTTGGTTAATCCTACTTTGTGTACAAAGCCTCTATATTCTGAATAATGCCAGCATGTATTTTgctttttaattatttttgtacgaATACCTCTTTTCTTAATCTTGTCTGTACTTTTTAAATCACGTGAAATTGGAAAACAAGTTTAGGGTCCATGCAGTgggatttttgaaattttagctATAAATTAAGGGGCAATGAAATTCTCACAGCCTTTTTAGCTTCTTGCACACCCCTACTAGGTGTTTTGCTTAGTTTACATGCTTGTCATTTGGTgtcaaaaatcactcaaatgATGTGCAAGAAGCTAAAATGGGTGAGTGTTTGATACCTGCTGGAATCCAGAACTTTGGGCTTACTGGTGCATTTTGAGATGATATTGAATAATTCTGGTGAGACGCTCTTAGCCTTTTGTAGAAGGGGAATCAGGGAGCTGCTTGAATTATAGTTGTATATCTTTCCAGAAAGTAAGAGTGGATACAGGGCACCAAACACTGTTACCTTCTTTGATCAGCATATTTAAATGATTTTTAGTGTGCTGTATATTGGTCTTATAAGTTTGTAGTCTTCGTTGGGGGACAGAATGTAAATTGGTTAAAAAGGTGCATAGAAGTTATGTGGATTATTGGTTAGATGAGATTTACAGTTTTTTCAGGatcaaaattctgaaatttgttGTGTATAGAGTAGGATATTTCTGATTTTCTGCTTGGAAAACTTTTGGTTAATATTTCTTAGGGTTATGACTTATGATGTAAATGTTTCCATGTTCCAAGGATTTGCTCCTAGCATATAAATTACTCTGGCATATTCAATTAAAAGTGGCAAATAATCAGTGCTGTTTGGTAGAGCAGTGAAAAGAAATATGAGATGATAAGATGAATAGCCTTCTATTGGGTGGGAGATGGAATCTGTCGAGGTTTTGATATGGCATCAGGTGTAGTTGACCTAAGAATTTCAGAATTTTTGAGGATAAAGTGCCAATCCCGTCTGTTTTCGCAGTAAGAGAGGGCGTCTTGTTGATTTTGGACGAGTTTTGTGGTAATGGCATGTAACGTTGGTAGATAATGTCTGATATTACATGGCTGCTTTGATTTGGAGCTTGTGGTTTGTACGACTAGTTAGCTGTTAGCATTAGATTCTGTCTTCTTTGTTAAATCTTCTTTTCATGGTGTTAGAGGAGTAAAAGTAAATAGTTTATTTGACAGTCCTTGCCTTTATCTAAAGCTTCTGTAGTAGTTTCGTTATCCTTCCAAGTGAAGAACACTAAAGGAACAAGAGATAAATAATGGCCAGAGATTTACTGTAAAGCCCTTATTGATGATAGGAGAGGATATGATAAAAACCATATGACATATTTAGGTGACAATCCTCTCATGAAAAGGTGGCTTTCTTGGCCTTGGAAGCTTCAGGTAACACTAATTTAAATGGTGCAACCGTCTGTTAACCAAAATGAATACTCATGTGTTTTGCTTTAACCTACATAACTGATTTATAATATTTCTACATGTTTTTGTAGACTGTTATTGTATCATAGTCTTCAATTTCATGAGATCTTGCAAATTAAACTGAAAGTTTCAGGAAGCAAAAAGATATTTTCTTCATGTTTAAATCTTCTTTTAAGATGTGGAAGAAACAGATCTTTTTGCTTAATCTTATAGGGCCTTTTAGGTATTTGCTTATGCTAAGCTGACACATGTCATCTCAGTACTTTACTTCTGTAGCATAAGATCAACTGCATTGGCTTTTAGTGTTGAGTGACCTGCAACCATATAGTTGAGGTAGGCTATATTCAGTTGATTCATGATTTGTGCTTGAACTGTAGGTTTAGACATGTTTCTTTAGGTGCATTAATATGGAAAATATTGCTGATTTTAGTACTCTTTGTTCTGTTCCTTTTTCCTCATTGATATGAACTGTAGTCAAGGCATACTCTATAGGCAAGTGAGTGCTGATAAATTGATACATTTTAGGTGTTAGTTTAATTTAACATTAATTGGTATGAAATACCAGTTTCTTACTCTTACTCAAAGGTGTTAGACCCAAAAGATACATAAATTTATGGTGTTTTGGTCAAACTATTATCTGTAGTGTTTCATATTATTTGTGTCATTGTTTGTAAATTTTGCTGTTGAGAATTTGGTATATGTCCTTCTGAGGTTTCATGTGTTATTGAGATAACGAACATCATCTTTGGATTTGGTTCTGTTTTGAAGTTGCATCCTTCCTAGTTGTCCAACAGTAAATAATATAAATGGAAAATATATGCTAATTTTGGTTTCTCCTAGTTCTTTTTTGCCTTCTTTCAGTGATCTCTTATTCTCACCTACCAATATAAGTAACCTTGTAAGTACGAGTAAGCACCAGACCAGAGACTTGACCAAATTATAGCATTTTGTGCTGGTGGTACTTTATCTTAGAATTTTACATTTGTAATGCAGGCGATGCTCAATCGTGTGGGATACAGTCCAGAGATAAGTCATGGAGTTTTGGCCGAAATGGCAGAGCATAGAAAGGAAttggagagaaaaacaaaaccTATACTTGACACCTTGAGAAGCTATCAAGACTTGCCGCCTGTAAGCTCATCTTTTTATCTAATGATTTTATATAGTTGCAATTATGCGTTCTCCTCTTacgttttgattattttttcaCAGGATAAAGCATTGGCTGTATTAGCTATTGAGGATAAAAAGAGGCAATATGCTGCCGCCGAGAAGTACCTTGAAGAAGTCTTGCAGTCTGCTCTGGCTTCTAGCGGGTGACTTTTATGTGTATGTTCCCAAATGAATTGCTTATTAAGTTCTATTTGTTTTTAAATAGAGGGAAAGGACTGCTGTTTTGTTCTGTAAAGGTGTTTTTAATCGTATTATGGGAGAAGCTGTGATTGAATTGAGATAATTCATGTCAAATGATTAGAAAGATGCACAGTATGAAAGTAAAGAAATCTTTACTGCAATGAAATTGTGTATGCTTCATGATTATCCAATTCGCCTTCTGTTCGAACTTTTTGGCAGACAATTCAACATCTTCCTCTTAAGTGAGCATCTTTGAGGCTTTATTCTGTCTTGTTTACTGTGTTACTAATCTTTTGCTTTTGAATCTGATTCAAGTTTGGCTCGTGTTTCTGGGTTTGCAGCAAATAATAATTTGCTAGAATGTTATAAACATGGCAATGTCACCTACCTTGTGTATTGTAGAGGCCATATTGGGTTCATTCGGAGTAAAGACTATTGGGAAAATTTTGTGGGATTATttattttagcatttttatGATATCATGTGTGTGATACATTATACATACATAAGAAGGGCAGCATTTTGGCATATAATACAGCAGCAATCAAGATAGTAAAAGAAAATAACCACTTGTCCATTTCTCTGTACCTCATTTAAACTGTATAGGTCTCAATATGAGTCCTAACAGAAATCCTAAATCTGTGATACCTAACATAAGTTGTGAAGGGGACTCTCAACGCGTCATCAAGATGATTGAAAACTTTGAACCCGGTGATTCCCACTCTGGTATTCTTATTGAAGACGTCATTTTTTTGCTTGCACAATTTCTTGGCTTGGGAGATTTCTTGGGCTCTTAGAAATAACAATAAGGTTGCTCGCCTTTTAGCTAAGCATACATTATCAATTCCAGATTATTGTATGTGGACTGACTCTCCACCTTGTTCTATtattgatattaataaaatGTTTCGCTCTTtctatcataaaaaaaaaaaaaaaaaaaaaaaaaaggttgtgAAGAGTTCTTTACAATCACAGAAACAGCAGTGACTTGTTCACGCGGAAAACTTTAGGATACAGACAAAGAGCCGCCATGACTTTGACCTACCAAGTGCCTTGAGACCTTTTAATTACCACTTCGACTAAACTTGCATCCTAAAATTCAAATCTAACCTTACTAATGTTCGCAATTGACAATAAGGTCCATTAGCAGTTAGTTTTATTTAGATTGTTACTGCTATTTATTATGAAATTAGTGggtttcacaattttttttggaaatatttCTATCAgtcaaaaattaattattacacttttaattgcctatttttttttcttagtcaATCGGCAACCTCTACACTATCCCAACTCTAGCACACTCATTGAATTTTTTCAATTGTAGAGTGCAGGGTTTGAATCCTCCTCGACTCAATTCAAAGGGggattttaaattccttgtagTGGCCAATTTGTTTGAGGTTTGAAATTCCCAACCTATAgtccaaagaaaaattttaaatcaaTCATCGAGAACTTGAAAGGGATTAAATCACCATCAAACGAAATAGATGTATTATGCATCTGttgaatcttaaaaaaaaagtcacGTTAAGTAGCAATTTCAAGATGCAAGATTTGAATCCTTCAATTCCTATTTGGCTAGGTCTAAGAAAAAGTCACATTAAATAACAGTCATTAAAGATAAAATTTGAACCATTGACGTTCCACTTACCTTGTGGTGGTCAAGTCAGCTCGAAGGTTGCCTAAGCGAACTTTGCTTCGTTTTAGTACCCTTTACCTCCAACTGCTTCTTACGACTATTTTGGATAGCGATGGCACCTGAAGAACATAAACCTATTGGTTAGGCCAATCAAATTCAAAGATCAGCACGCGGTTAAGCAAGTCCGAATCTAGCGTTTGCCACTATAAAAGGGCCACAGAGGCTTGCAACTGATCTCGCTCATCAGACAGCAAAAGAATACTAGCATTTGCATATAAGTTAACCCCCCACCACCGATCCACAGAGATGGCAGAGCGGTTTCTTAAGCAGGCGAAGGAGTACTCTGCCAGCCGGCCGATATATCCTGAGGAGCTCTTCCAGTTTGTTGCCTCCAAGACACCTTGTCACGACCTTGTCTGGGATGCTGGGACAGGAAGTGGCCAGGCAGCAACATCTGTAAGACCCCTTTCCTCCTTATTTTACCTTCTAATTTGTGTACGAGAATTAGCCTCATGGCTTCAAGGGTTCCCAAGTTATTAAACAAATTTCATATGTCAGAGATTTTTGTTATTTGGACTCACTGataatatttttttagtttcttgCGCCATTTCACCAGTTCAACCTATTTATTGTGTTaaggaaaaaattttgttgaatttCAATAGATACCTCATTTTTGATAGGCATGATTCTTGAAAACTCAATTTTAAAAGTAGACAAATTCCCCTAAAGTGGTCCTCCATGTTACCTTCTTGAAAACTCAATTTGAAGGTTTTGTCTGATGGGATTATAGAACCATATGAAATATGAACTCATAtggtaaactaatttctaagaTAATAATTCCCAAATTTGTGAACAAAACTTTGATCATGTGAATGTGGCTTTGATtaatattggtgaatttttatcaGTTGGCCGGGATATACAAGAATGTGGTAGCCACAGATACAAGCCCAACGCAACTGGAACATGCTGTGAAGCTTCCAAATATTAAATACCATTGCACCTCTCCGAAGATGTCTATAGCTGAGCTTAAGCAAAGTATTGCAGCAGAATCCAGTGTTGATCTAGTGACCATTGCTACGGCTATTCATTGGTTTGATCTTCCATCTTTCTACCAACAAGTCAAGTGCGTTCTGAAAAAGCCCAATGGAGTAATTGCAGCATGGTCCTATACTCTGCCACGGATCAACAAAAATCTCGACACCCTTTTAACTAAATTGTATTACGTTGATGCTGCTCCATTTGGGTGGCCACGGTTGATAATGGAGGACAATTACAGGACCATTGACTTCCCATTTGAGCCAGTGGATGGACTTGAAAACACAGGGCCACTTGagcttaaaatggaaaaattgatCGATTTGGATGGCTATCTTACTTTGATAAAATCATGGTCTGCATACCAAGCTGCAAAAGAAAATGGGGTTGAGCTCTTGGGTGAAGATTTGGTGAAAGATTTTACCCTTGCTTGGAATGAAGATGGCAAACAAGAAAAGATTGCTACTTGGCCTGTTCATATGAGGATCGGGAAAGTTGGGAACCAGTAGTATTGGATGACTAACTGGAAAGAAAGCTCTGAAAGGTTCTTTCTAATACATGACACGTTCTTTTCTACTAATTGGATGCAGTACTAGTCTATTAGCTTGCGTTTTGCAATAACTCTGGAAAAGAGATTTGTTTTTCCTGTTCTTTGTAATGTTATTGTGTTTCCCTTTGTAATAAATTTTGCCTTTGTTATAGGCGGTTTacctattcattttcttttgtaaaCCAGCATATAATATCTTGTTAGCCAATCAAAAGAGACAATAGATTTTCGAATGTTGTGAGTTTTAGATCGATTCAGTTGGTAGAGGAATGAATAGTTCAAGAATTCAAAGCTTCGAAGTTCCATCTGTGTATCGTTATATGTAAGCCCTCGAAGTTCAGGAAAATCCATACCCTCCTGTTCCTTCAAAAGTACAAGCAACAAACTGTCATGGAGTATGAGGGAAATACAGAAGTCGTGATCTAGAATACAGGAAAGGCGTGTTACAGCTTGAAGAAGGAGGAAGGCGTGTTCCAGTTTGTGTGAAAGGCGCAGCTGCTCAACTTGAAGAAGGAAGGCGTGACTTACAAATCACGCCTTCTACCTGATATAACAGAATTATGCTTCTGTTTGGCGCAAGTGGAGCTGATGATTCCAGAACTTTCCACGTGGCCTCACCTGATTAGCTAGTTTAGAAGTTAGTTAGTCTGGAAATGCCATAAAAGGCTGAAGAATCCGAGAGTTAGATAGATTTTTTGCCATATTATTTCCATTGATTGTAACAGAAATTGGCTCTGCCaatttccctctcttttctctttcaatTCCTTCAATCTTTCCTTTTCGATCCTAAATCCATTGATTCTATTTCTGTAATTGATCTACCTATTGTCAATCAGAAACTGAAGTTCCAATATTCATTATCATTTCCTGTTCCATTTAGAATTGTCAAGGGTTAATTCATTTCTGCTGCAAGTAATCTGTCACCATTGCTGCATATTGGTCCAATACCATAACACAAACTGACTTTAATTTTCAATTCAGTCAAAGTTGAAAATCTTGATGATTTACTCAATTAATTCGGATTCATGAAATAGGAAGCAAAATCATGTGTAGAGTTCCAGACTTTGaaatattaactaattttgttGCTCAAACTGGTTTGTATTGTTAGCATGGCCGGATGAATGAAATTATGTACCTAAAATGGCCCAAAATGCCAACGACTGCCATTGTCATTCGAACAAAGTATGTAAATTTGTCACCAATAAAAATCGATACAGGATACCTCGAACAGATTAGATAACATAGGGTCTATTCTcgattgattattttaattgattataGATTCTGTTTTTAGGTAATAagtttttgtgatatt from Coffea eugenioides isolate CCC68of unplaced genomic scaffold, Ceug_1.0 ScVebR1_1103;HRSCAF=1902, whole genome shotgun sequence includes these protein-coding regions:
- the LOC113754913 gene encoding AUGMIN subunit 1-like, whose product is MTEIVGGGDPSPSVTSEASKNSSSGFDANRIAEVKSWLESQFSAVGKEVPEFEYTPRSIAHLHNIATISQAKTQAASIVANDFRQKATEYRAQAVRIREILEHVGLAQESLPSNVVSSAQVLASVADLLNIRDTELSSFLVAMADLSLRKTAVEEKRSKVQQESKVLLDFTRKAISRLTYLKRILAQLEDDIAPCEAEMESRRTNLAIMDSKERQYEKQYSNCKAMLNRVGYSPEISHGVLAEMAEHRKELERKTKPILDTLRSYQDLPPDKALAVLAIEDKKRQYAAAEKYLEEVLQSALASSG
- the LOC113754912 gene encoding putative methyltransferase DDB_G0268948; protein product: MAERFLKQAKEYSASRPIYPEELFQFVASKTPCHDLVWDAGTGSGQAATSLAGIYKNVVATDTSPTQLEHAVKLPNIKYHCTSPKMSIAELKQSIAAESSVDLVTIATAIHWFDLPSFYQQVKCVLKKPNGVIAAWSYTLPRINKNLDTLLTKLYYVDAAPFGWPRLIMEDNYRTIDFPFEPVDGLENTGPLELKMEKLIDLDGYLTLIKSWSAYQAAKENGVELLGEDLVKDFTLAWNEDGKQEKIATWPVHMRIGKVGNQ